In Hoplias malabaricus isolate fHopMal1 chromosome 6, fHopMal1.hap1, whole genome shotgun sequence, a single window of DNA contains:
- the anp32e gene encoding acidic leucine-rich nuclear phosphoprotein 32 family member E — translation MEMKKRISLELRNRTPAEVAELVVDNCRSSDGEIEGLTDEFKELEFLSMVNVGLTSLAMLPSLPKLRKLELSDNNISGSLEILAEKCPNLTYLNLSGNKIKELSTVEALQNLKNLKSLDLFNCEITTLEEYRESIFELLPQITYLDGFDAEDNEAPDSEADDDDDEDGEEEAGPVGEYDDEDDDEEGSEGGEVGLSYLMKDEIQDEEDDDDYVEEEEEEEGEEEEAEVRGEKRKRDAEDEGDDDDEDDD, via the exons ATGGAGATGAAGAAGAGGATCAGTTTAGAGCTGAGGAACAGAACTCCAGCGGAG GTTGCAGAACTGGTTGTGGATAACTGTCGTTCTAGTGATGGAGAGATTGAAGGTCTCACAGATGAGTTCAAGGAGCTGGAGTTCCTCAGCATGGTCAACGTAGGTCTCACATCTTTGGCCATGCTGCCATCGCTGCCCAAACTGAGGAAG TTGGAACTGAGTGACAATAACATTTCTGGTTCTTTGGAGATCCTTGCAGAGAAATGCCCAAATCTTACATACCTAAACCTAAGTGGCAACAAAATTAAAGAACTCAGCACAGTGGAAGCCCTG CAAAACCTGAAGAATCTGAAGAGCCTGGATCTCTTTAACTGCGAGATCACCACACTAGAGGAGTACAGGGAGAGCATTTTTGAGCTGTTGCCCCAGATCACATATCTGGATGGCTTTGATGCAGAGGACAATGAGGCTCCTGACTCAGAGGCAGATGATG atgatgatgaggatggtgaGGAGGAAGCAGGGCCTGTTGGTGAatatgatgatgaggatgatgacgaGGAAGGATCAGAGGGTGGAGAAGTTGGACTGTCTTACCTAATGAAAGATGAAATTCAG GAtgaggaggatgatgatgactatgtagaagaagaggaggaggaagaaggtgAAG AAGAGGAGGCAGAAGTTAGGGGAGAGAAGCGGAAGAGGGATGCAGAAGATgaaggagatgatgatgatgaagatgatgactaa
- the si:ch211-191i18.2 gene encoding uncharacterized protein si:ch211-191i18.2 — protein sequence MPRLPHHCLIAVCLAGSLLLLPLYCAGEEDLSSSEYYSTSSPEYDYNSTFEISFFSNASAEDLERFLSGPDTTEEETETDTSLITDTTFPTFSPKGQASRTVHCSFLLTVVLTAHQFLRFL from the exons ATGCCCAGGTTACCTCATCACTGCCTGATAGCTGTGTGCCTGGCAGGATCTCTCCTACTGCTTCCACTCTACTGTG CTGGCGAGGAAGACCTGTCATCCTCTGAATATTATTCCACTTCATCACCAGAATATGACTACAATTCCACATTTGAAATCTCTTTCTTCA GTAACGCAAGTGCTGAAGACCTGGAGAGGTTTCTTAGCGGACCAGATACAACTGAAGAAGAGACTGAGACAGACACAAGCCTAATAACAGACACTACCTTTCCCACTTTCTCTCCTAAAGGACAG GCCTCTAGAACAGTGCACTGTAGCTTTCTGCTCACAGTGGTCCTGACTGCTCACCAGTTTCTCAGATTTCTATAG